CTGtaagtttgtttaaaaataataaaaactagttaactttaatgatttaaatatatttttaggcCAATTGCCGACAATGCTCGAGATGAAGTACTCATTGTTGAAGTGTGGTAAGATTTAACGAAAACAAGccaacatttaaaataaaatgcactCATTGAAACAATCACAGTACCTAACAGGGTAGTTTTATGGTCGATCATTCAGTTTTCTGATCCACACTAACCAAAAGGTATGGCTTTAAAAATCATCGATATATtcccatttttcaaaaactatgtagttgttggtttttaaaatagataacagttgatttttttcatttttatattcaAGCATGTAAGCATTCACTCTACTAGCTTTATTCTTTGGTGCATATTTCAAGAGCTACTGTTATTAAtctattaaattattttagggACTTTGATGCCGCTGAAACGGTTAAGGAGAAAgtcaacaaaattttggatgtAAAAGGAGTGAAAGGACTAAGTAAGCTAATGAAAGAAATTGCTGTAACTGCTTCGTCGGGAAAGCACGATAATGAACTGATTGGAAGAGCGGCCATTACCTTAAAGGTATTtagtataaataatattacattttcatgACTAATAGATATCCTTTCAGTCTATTCCAGTTTCTGGCTTAACCGTCTGGTACAACCTAGAAAAAGGTGGCAAAACCCGCAGCCGTGGCTCTCTTTTGGTCAACTTAGCACTGAGTGCCGAGAAGAACAAAAATGTGGCCGTGCAGGAGCATAAGAATCTATTGAAATTATTGCTGATGCACGAGCTGGAAACCTCGCAGGTGGCCAACTATTGGTGGAGTGGAAAGTTCAGCCCCAATGCAGAGCTAATACGGTCACAGCATGCTGCACAAAGTGGCCTCACTCCGTTCGACTGTGCCCTTAGCCAGTGGCACGCCTACAGCACCATCCATGAAACGCATAAACTCAACTTTACTCTATTTAATTCCATACTCGACATTGTGGTTCCCGTCATTAACTGCATGCAAACCGATTCCGAGGATGTGAAAACATTTTGGGATGGCGTGAAACGCCTACTGCCCTCGTGTTTCGCTGTTCTCCGTAAACTAAGGGCCAAAAACACCAGTGATAAGAATATTGTAAGAGCCTTAAATGAAGTCCTGGATATACTTAAGAAAATCAAAGATTTGGAAGTACCGGAAAATGTGGACATTTTCCCCAAATCGGTTTACGGCTGGATACATACCAACGGTACCGATGAGACGTGCAATATTGACACTGCCATTATAGATGCTATTAATACGGGAGCCAAGGAGTGGCTGGAACACATAGTCGAGGGCAGCAGGCAAACAAAAACTCACGAAACTGATGAGGAGAAACTTCAGTACATTATTAAACTTATACAGTTGGTTCGGTCTGACCTCCAACGTGCAATGGAATACTTTGATAAACTATTTTACCAGTAAGTGCTTACAAAAGCCTGTGTGTTTCAAACATTAacgtattttttcttttagcaAAATTCAGCTGAACTACTCGGCAAtcctatatttattttatgacgCTAAACTGGCTGAAATATGCAAGTCAATTATAATAGATGTGTGCAATAACATTAAGAGATTAGATGTACCGGACGATCAATTCGAATATTTACCGAACATTGATAATGTGAACATGGGAACATCGTTGTTTGAAGTCTATTTGATTTTGAAACGATATGTGCAACTTGGTAAAGTATTTTAAAGGGTAAGCATTATACTAGATTTATTAACAATACTTCTCTACATTAGGCGAATCACTTTGCTCGGAAAACCTGGAGCTGTCAAACTTTTATCCATGGTTTGAGAGAGGCGTCACTCATTGGCTAGATATTTCTATAATAAAGGCTCTAAATCGTATTCAAAAAGCTATTGATTTGGACCAATTGAAGGCTGTTGATGAGACAGTTAAATACAGTTCCTCTGCAGTGGATACTCTATCCATATTTTatcaaatcaaaatattttggcaACAACTGGATTGGCCAGAAGTCGAAGGATCCTATACTTTTGTTGCCAAAATTATTAACGTAAGTTTGAAGGTTCAATATTgtttaactttatttaatcatttttcaaTACAGGACATTTGCCGATGCTGCATATTTTATGCtcagaaaatgtcaaatagGGTAGAGAACTTGGCATTAATCGGAGATAATAACAAAATGTTTGGTAATAAATTTTCTTGCCAACtgttttacttttaaataacttttatttcattCAATAGTTTTGTCTCAAGAGTGGTGTATTGCCATCAACAATATGGATTACATCCGCCAAAGTTTGCCTTCCTTTATCAAGGTAATTATTTAATCTAAATTCTAAAAGCCATCTCTAAAAGTATTCTTTATTTGAAGGAACTGGGTACAGATGATATTATTAAGAGATTGGGAGAATATCGCACAAATCTAGAGGCTGAACGCTGCGCTTCCACAATCAAAGCTGTCATCGAAAACGCATTAGATACGGAACGAAATCAAATTGTCGAACTCATTGAGATCGTAGCCCGTAAAATGGCTCCTCCGATTAAACGTTATTTGGCTGAAGGGGCCGAAGTCCTTGCTAAGGATTCAAACTCAATGGACCAACTCATGAATTACTTAGAAGGATCATTAACTACACTTTACGAAACACTTAACGAAGTTAACTTCGGAAGAATACTCGACAGCATTTGGTCTGAGCTGGCTATAATAATGTACGACCTTATTCAGTCGAATCTTGATGTGAGTATTTGCTTATCGATCATAAAAAAAggtgtatttatattttatttatctttgTAGAAACGCCGTCCTCCAGCAttctttcaaaatttaaacaataCTCTCCAAACTATGTTAGATTGTTTTAAAATGGGTAATATAGAAGCTTCGGACGTGAAGATCCTATCAGCCATCCAAAGCAGGTTACAACTATACTCCCTGGAAACAGCAGATCTTATTCATCAGTATTATATGGAGCGGCTGGAGTACCAAAAGAATCAAACTTCGTCCCAGTATGGACAACTAACTATAATGGCTAATCTAACCGATTCCGGTTTAGTGGTAAGCTTGATAAACTTTAACACGCAAAAAAcgattctaattttttgttttagttaaatattttaaatgctCGCAACTTGCTCCCGATGGACTCCAATGGAACGGTTGATTCGTTTGTTAAAATTTCGCTTTTGCCTACAATTCGTTTTAACGATGTCTCGCCATTGAAAACCAACGTTCATAATAAAAACTGTTTTCCACTCTATGACCAAGAATTTCGAATGTAAGTATTAATTATACATAAAATGATCTTGATTATAATtaacttttatattttctgattCAGAAATTTAAGTGAACCGCAGCGAACTGATAAAAATAGCCTCATCTTATTTAGTATAAAAGATAAAGATCTTTTTGGAATGTCAAGTCAATATATAGCCGAGAGCTATATTTCATTTGGAGACATTGAGGCTACACCTGGCGAACAAATTATGATGAATTTATCAAGACCAGAATATACaggtaatttattttctaCCTTATTAAATTCAATGACAATTAAATGATAATTTTTATAGATTCCGATGCGCTGCGTGCCTTGGAGTATAGGCAAGGTGATAAACAAGCTAAGGACTttgttaaaaaactaaaaaatagaTCATTCTCCTAGAATGTAATGAATcatataaaaatgattttaatatgTGTAAAAAACTTAAGcaataataaatgtatattttttactaaaaaaaccaaatgttTTGTTTCACAATTAATGGTACTTTTATTGGAACAAAAGCCAACACGGTATTTAGGTATAAATACATAACATTCACGTTTTCACAAATTAAGGGtacttttataataaataataattaactttcattttgtatattattCGTAGAGGGTTTGATTTTTTCAGAAGTAATTAACATTATGAACTAGTGGCGAAAAACTTTAATGGCAATAGTTTTTAGGCCAATGAGTGTTTTACTGGCGGCGACGAGTGTTGCGTTGTTTGTCGAAACGCATTTCCATTTCTTCAAGAACCTTTGGGGTGTAGCGCACAACCAGCTTTACAGATCCAATAGCTTGCTTTAAAAGTTCTACCGCCTTTTCGTGGTTTTCTCCTTCCACAgactaaaataatttaaaattgtaaaaactTATATAAGCTATTTGTGAATACTTACCACTCCATTGACAGAAAGAAGCTGATCACCTCTCTTAAGACCACCATGCCTGTCAGCCACTCCGCCAGGAATTATTCGAGATATATAGATGGGGGAATTTTGTTCCTTACCACCCATTACATTGAAACCTAATCCTGTAAGACAAAATTAGACATGGTTTAAACCGCTTTCTACACTATATGTAGAAGAGGATGGACATAATATGGCTTAAATGATATTTGTAGTGTTTGTAATAAGCATCCTACTTGGCTATAGCTTTATAAAGACCCATTAAATTAAGCAAACCTCCCTCTTACCCTCTTCTGTTTTTGGCAGCTCCACAACTCTGGGATGGGCATGGCCTTCGCTGGCAGCAAAGGCGGCGACGGTGGCCTTGGCAGTGGCAGAAGCCCGGACGTCGTGGGATCCTTGGATGTCCACTGTCTCGTATACGTGTTCGTACACCTCTCGCACAGAAGTCATAAAGTCTGAGTTGAGCACCTTCTGTAGAGCAGCCAGTTTTGTTGTTGGGAAATCTCCACTGGCCTGCAACTTTTCCAACAGCTCTATCGATCTTTTGACATCTGCAATAAAGATACATCTTGTGGGTTTACAAGATTTCGTTGGTGTTATTATGATTCCTTACCTCTGGCCAGGGTAAGAGGTTCCGCATTATCGGCCATGGTTTTgtagaatttaaaaatatccaaTAAAATTAACCTGGATACTCTTTTTTACCAGAATTCTCAACAGTGCTGCCACTATTTTCTTTGGAAATTCAGTATAAAACAGTGGCTTCAAAGTTGCCATATTttgtaggattttttttattctggataatttatataatagtGGGGCTTGATTATGGCTCAAACAATTATGCTGGCGTTATTCTACTTTTGATCTAAAATCCAATAATCCGAAATAAACTTGAAATTCTGTACTTTACCATCTGGCAGCACTGGGAATTGGGTGGTGCTGCCACTCAGCGAAGAGGTTTCACACAGCTGCTAGTGCcggataaaaatataaacaatttgtaaagaataataaaaatgagtctACCAGCAGCATTATTGCAGCGCTTGAAGAAGCGTGGACTTGTGACGAAACAATCCAGTAAGTCCTTATTACCAAAAATAGGAAATTTcaattattaatacatttATATGTAAATGTTACTCCCTTAGGTTCCGCACCTGCATCGGAAGCTATAGAAGAAATTATAGCCGAAAACtatgacgacgacgacaagAACAGCAGTCCCTACGTATATAAAGAGGAACCCGAACCGAAGCGCAAAAATCCCGAGGAGCAGTTCTGGTCAAACAGGATCAAAGAGCGGATTGGAGTCAACGAATCGCATCATGGTTACAAACTGTGCCCCAACAAGTACAATATCTGGCACAAGTGCTCCCTCTACTGCGTCAACAGATGGACCAACGCTCCGAACTTGCAGCCCAGCCAAAAGTATCTCAAGCGCTACAAGAGGTTGTTGCGTAAATACCCACTGGAGTCGAGCTGGAAGGACGTCTATGACAAAGGCTGCAAGGCATACTACTTCTTTAATACCACCACTCAAATGGTTTCCTGGCTACCGCCATCCCATCCCAAAGCCCGGGTTACTCCTAGTGCAGCAGTGTTTCGCCGGCAACTAGCCAATTCCAATGATGAATTTAACTTTGATTCCCAAAACCTGGTCCTGCAGAAAACTTCTGGTGGCGGCGACCTAAACGACGGGGAGAATCCTTTCTCTTCGTCTGTTTACGTGCCCGCCAAGAAGCAAAAATCAAGGGACTTGGATAGGAAACTCCAAAGGCGCCGACGAAATGAGAACTAATCTAAATAAGCTAAtacttttcaattaaaaaaataaaaccagtACGTGGTAAAAATACTCTCCCTGGTCTTTCATTTTTATCCATAAAGATAAACACGGATACTTTCATTAGGTTTAAAAATGTACACTCTGCTTTATTGAATTGCTAGCTTAAGACAATGAATGGTGGAGCCGCGAAACAATTAAATCGGAGGAATAGGAATTTTATCAGGGACGCACGAGTTTGGAAAGAGGTTTGATTTAATTTGGACGCGGCAATAAAAGCCCTCAACATGAGGATGCACGGGAACCACTTTCACCAAACGTGTGCCATGTGTAATGCgttttaaccaagtttctatTAGTGTAagataaatacaaataaattttgtgtTTACTTCAAGGTCCGTTTTCCCTTAACAACAACAGGCCGGTTTCGAATGTAACCCTTGCGACGCTTTGCATTCTGAAATcattaaaatgaatttaaaaaaatgtttgcggtttgaaatttaaaaccaTACCTTTCTAGAGATTGAGTTTCCTGGTGGAATCGTCCTTTCCTTTGCTTTCAGAGCGGGTCTGTTGAATTCATGAGGTTTCTTAACCCTGTATATGCGAACCAGCCAGTGTTCCGTTGTGTAAGCTTCTTCCAAATAAGTCAAATCGAAGTCTTTGTTACCGATGACGGCGTTGCGAGTGCGATCGTAACCCGATGGTCCCCTGAAATATACAGATGCTTGTAGTAAAGTTATTTTTCGTTTAAAATTGTGTAGTTTACAAACCTATAGTCCAATTTCAACTCCCCAAATCTGTAGTAGCTTAATTTGTACATAAGGCAATTAAGTAAAGCTGGCGCGCCTTCAGCATCGACTCTGAATTCACCCCGGTCCGTAAAGTAATCGCTTTCCTTGATATCTTTGGGATGCTCGCCCTCGGCGATACGCACCATCCACAGGAACTTGTTGATGTCGTCGCCTGAGTAGCCAATGACACCGCCAAAGATCACAAGCACATAGTCTACATCCAGAGATGTCATGATTTCGTACGACTTCTCTTCGGTCGATGACATAGCTTTGCCAACCAGAGCTATGTGACTATTATTCCACGTATTATTGTCCACTAAAGTTGTTCTATTCGCCATGCCGGCTATCTGATAGCCGTAATCCCACCACGACATTACCCTAGCGTCATCGGCAGTGTTCTGCGAAAGCCAGTAGTAGGCCTCCCTGAAATCGTCCAATATATTCCGCGAGctgaaagaaatttaattctttAGTAAAATATATGGGTGTGACTATAAGTTTTCATACCCATCCTGGCTGTTGTGGAAAGCTAGCACAATGGACGGGCTGGAGTAGGCATTGCTAGTGACCCAGGTGCAGTGGACAGCGAACATCATCAGGAGCATAAGAACAGCCAAGATAACGATACTCTTTAGGTTTGAGCTGATACCCGTGTCCTGTTGAGCGTCATGTTTGGTACGGTGCTTCAGTTTTCCAGCCTATAAGGAGAGAATAATTTAGtttataaaacaattttatgtATTACCATCTTACCTTATCGTACAAAGTCTTCTTCTCGATAGAATCATCGGCTTCATCCACTTCGGTAGCGGCATTTATGGCTGTACCGACCCGTTTTGATGAATCCTCCTGCAGGAAAACGTCCAACAATCCTGAGAAGGCCACGCCCGCCAGCATACAAACAACAGGGGTTAGGGTCAACATTAGACGCACCATCACACCGGCGAAGTACACAGCACTAATAGCATACAGAACTACGAAGACGCGCTCATCGTTGATATGCTTGATGGAATACCATAATCCAACTGGAAAAGCGCATACCAAGATGTGGAGATCGAAGAAGAAGGAGAACCAAGTCGTCGGCTGGTGCTCCGACACAGAGGCAATGATTggaatgtggattttcgcgtAGCCTGTATCCCACAGCGAGTAGAAACGTCCGCTCCACGGGGCCACGACGCCCAGCATCGTAAGTACCACGACGGCCACGAAAACGCCAACTCCTACTAGCAGGCCACCGACGATGAACAGCTTCCGGAACTCATTGCGCGAAAGCACCGACTGCAAATGTTTCAAGGTAGCCATGGCCATCAGGAGGACAAACACGCCCATCGCAGCCATGTGCTCGCTGGTACGGATAGGCTGGAAGCCCACAAATGGAATCTGCATGGAGAACAGCAGGCCCAGGATAAAGAAAGTGCTGTAGCTGGTCAGTAGACGCGGCGAGTACCTTCCCATGATGAGCAGCACAAAGACGTGCAGTGGAATCAGGTTGATGATGAACACGTAACCGCCCCAGGCGGACACCATGTAGAAGTAGGAGAGAGCGGCTCCGGCCGACCAGAATACTGACCCAGTTTTAACTGAACGCACCCACAGGAAGTAGGTGAACTGCAGGGCGAAGATGGCAATGCCCTCGTTATCGTATGATCCTGCCACCGATCGGCTGATGTATCCCGGCACAATAGCAATGAAGCTAGCCGCAAACAAGCCGGCTCCGGAAGACCACAGCTCCTTCGTCAGCAGGTACGTGGAGATAGAGGTAAGCCCGCTGAAAACTGGAGCCAGAAACACGCAGATGTCGCGGATGTGGACCGGAATGTTGAGGATGTTGAGCAGCCAGTGGATGCCGCCAGAGGTGATCATCAGGCCAGGGTACACGGTACCGCCGACGATACGACCAAGCGGGTACCAGGCACGCTCGTCGAACCAGTTGAGAAACTTGTACCAGCCGTGCTGTACCATGTAGGCGGTGGCCCGGTAATTGAACCACGGATCAAACTCATGGATAATCGACTCGAAGCGGATGACGGCGAAGAGGCGACTCGAAAATCCTGCCAGCCAGGCGATCAGAAGGATGGCGAAGGTTATAAGGCTGCTGTAGCCAGCCACCTTGCTGTTCAGCATCTTGGGCGTCTTATTCATGTCCGGACCTTTATCCTATTCCGATGCGTCGGGTAATTTGAACACCAGACGATTCCAAAAAACTTAGACACGTAGCCTAAAAAAATTGCCGGCTGGGCTGCCAACTCAAGTGTTTATAGTATTAAACAAACTCCGTCCATGTGGAAGTTTACCAACACTAGAATTGTTCTTTGCCACCgtttcaccaaaaaaaataattaataatattacatttttctttgtaaatttggttttatttttttaaatttattatcctGAAATGAATAATTATCCCTAATTACAGATTACCAGTTGCAAACAATATTTCCTTTCCGTTATCGATTGTTGCCCTATCGATGACCGTCTGCAAGCTGACTACCACTACTTTTATAAAAGGTCGCGGCAACATAAAATAGTAAACAAATTAATATCTGAATTAAGATGAGTAATAGAAACATTAAAACGCTGCCGAAGAAGCTGAGTGTCTCCAAGAAGCCGGCAGTCAAAGTTGACTCGCCCTTGGCCAAATATCCTTTTAAAACTCACTTAGTCGAACCCCTTGCATCGATCTGTCCTTGTACATTGAAGTGTTATTAAAGTTATGCtttatttttaggatttttcgAGGCTCCACCGTCTTTCTTTGCCAGTAAAACTATACAGGCTCCCAACTTTAGACAATTGTTATGTCTGATGTTTCTGAATATGGCCTAGGTTCAGCTAACACAACGGTCCATCCCAATCCTGGCTTGGGATAGTCCATCCAATtcattattgttattattggcTCCATTGCTAGTCcgcttcaattttttttggttcgtcCAGTTCTGATTCTTATTATATGGATGCTACCTAGCAAAAGAACGGATATAATATTCATTAGTCGATGCTTCTTTGATTTTAATCTTTTCTCAATCTGCTATGTGGTTTTCTTAACTTTAGGATATACGTATGACTCGTCAGGA
The Drosophila bipectinata strain 14024-0381.07 chromosome 3R, DbipHiC1v2, whole genome shotgun sequence DNA segment above includes these coding regions:
- the veli gene encoding protein lin-7 homolog C translates to MADNAEPLTLARDVKRSIELLEKLQASGDFPTTKLAALQKVLNSDFMTSVREVYEHVYETVDIQGSHDVRASATAKATVAAFAASEGHAHPRVVELPKTEEGLGFNVMGGKEQNSPIYISRIIPGGVADRHGGLKRGDQLLSVNGVSVEGENHEKAVELLKQAIGSVKLVVRYTPKVLEEMEMRFDKQRNTRRRQ
- the stac gene encoding protein unc-13 homolog 4B isoform X1, whose translation is MDEEQMWKGFFFKLQEMKMNPPTEHEQKLQDGDDGFFEKFGSLLRQKSQIDEGVLKTSLAPLEEAPQDVDGEVFEHLSPLDEEKSQIDDSTGAEGSDTTPDGTSQFSQDPECSSTFDTESEQASISDNDISTKVLDAAPVMNVTDLYEEILFEIYNNIGCENNEECTGTLVEFVQEAFKISNSTHLEISEAARQKEPPNVRLNVEIIKAENLLSKDSNGLSDPFVTLYLESNGSHRYNSSVKPATLNPIWEEHFSLPIADNARDEVLIVEVWDFDAAETVKEKVNKILDVKGVKGLSKLMKEIAVTASSGKHDNELIGRAAITLKSIPVSGLTVWYNLEKGGKTRSRGSLLVNLALSAEKNKNVAVQEHKNLLKLLLMHELETSQVANYWWSGKFSPNAELIRSQHAAQSGLTPFDCALSQWHAYSTIHETHKLNFTLFNSILDIVVPVINCMQTDSEDVKTFWDGVKRLLPSCFAVLRKLRAKNTSDKNIVRALNEVLDILKKIKDLEVPENVDIFPKSVYGWIHTNGTDETCNIDTAIIDAINTGAKEWLEHIVEGSRQTKTHETDEEKLQYIIKLIQLVRSDLQRAMEYFDKLFYHKIQLNYSAILYLFYDAKLAEICKSIIIDVCNNIKRLDVPDDQFEYLPNIDNVNMGTSLFEVYLILKRYVQLGESLCSENLELSNFYPWFERGVTHWLDISIIKALNRIQKAIDLDQLKAVDETVKYSSSAVDTLSIFYQIKIFWQQLDWPEVEGSYTFVAKIINDICRCCIFYAQKMSNRVENLALIGDNNKMFVLSQEWCIAINNMDYIRQSLPSFIKELGTDDIIKRLGEYRTNLEAERCASTIKAVIENALDTERNQIVELIEIVARKMAPPIKRYLAEGAEVLAKDSNSMDQLMNYLEGSLTTLYETLNEVNFGRILDSIWSELAIIMYDLIQSNLDKRRPPAFFQNLNNTLQTMLDCFKMGNIEASDVKILSAIQSRLQLYSLETADLIHQYYMERLEYQKNQTSSQYGQLTIMANLTDSGLVLNILNARNLLPMDSNGTVDSFVKISLLPTIRFNDVSPLKTNVHNKNCFPLYDQEFRINLSEPQRTDKNSLILFSIKDKDLFGMSSQYIAESYISFGDIEATPGEQIMMNLSRPEYTDSDALRALEYRQGDKQAKDFVKKLKNRSFS
- the stac gene encoding protein unc-13 homolog 4B isoform X2, with product MTRYFRRPDITIYKKFRLQDGDDGFFEKFGSLLRQKSQIDEGVLKTSLAPLEEAPQDVDGEVFEHLSPLDEEKSQIDDSTGAEGSDTTPDGTSQFSQDPECSSTFDTESEQASISDNDISTKVLDAAPVMNVTDLYEEILFEIYNNIGCENNEECTGTLVEFVQEAFKISNSTHLEISEAARQKEPPNVRLNVEIIKAENLLSKDSNGLSDPFVTLYLESNGSHRYNSSVKPATLNPIWEEHFSLPIADNARDEVLIVEVWDFDAAETVKEKVNKILDVKGVKGLSKLMKEIAVTASSGKHDNELIGRAAITLKSIPVSGLTVWYNLEKGGKTRSRGSLLVNLALSAEKNKNVAVQEHKNLLKLLLMHELETSQVANYWWSGKFSPNAELIRSQHAAQSGLTPFDCALSQWHAYSTIHETHKLNFTLFNSILDIVVPVINCMQTDSEDVKTFWDGVKRLLPSCFAVLRKLRAKNTSDKNIVRALNEVLDILKKIKDLEVPENVDIFPKSVYGWIHTNGTDETCNIDTAIIDAINTGAKEWLEHIVEGSRQTKTHETDEEKLQYIIKLIQLVRSDLQRAMEYFDKLFYHKIQLNYSAILYLFYDAKLAEICKSIIIDVCNNIKRLDVPDDQFEYLPNIDNVNMGTSLFEVYLILKRYVQLGESLCSENLELSNFYPWFERGVTHWLDISIIKALNRIQKAIDLDQLKAVDETVKYSSSAVDTLSIFYQIKIFWQQLDWPEVEGSYTFVAKIINDICRCCIFYAQKMSNRVENLALIGDNNKMFVLSQEWCIAINNMDYIRQSLPSFIKELGTDDIIKRLGEYRTNLEAERCASTIKAVIENALDTERNQIVELIEIVARKMAPPIKRYLAEGAEVLAKDSNSMDQLMNYLEGSLTTLYETLNEVNFGRILDSIWSELAIIMYDLIQSNLDKRRPPAFFQNLNNTLQTMLDCFKMGNIEASDVKILSAIQSRLQLYSLETADLIHQYYMERLEYQKNQTSSQYGQLTIMANLTDSGLVLNILNARNLLPMDSNGTVDSFVKISLLPTIRFNDVSPLKTNVHNKNCFPLYDQEFRINLSEPQRTDKNSLILFSIKDKDLFGMSSQYIAESYISFGDIEATPGEQIMMNLSRPEYTDSDALRALEYRQGDKQAKDFVKKLKNRSFS
- the stac gene encoding protein unc-13 homolog 4B isoform X4, whose product is MKEIAVTASSGKHDNELIGRAAITLKSIPVSGLTVWYNLEKGGKTRSRGSLLVNLALSAEKNKNVAVQEHKNLLKLLLMHELETSQVANYWWSGKFSPNAELIRSQHAAQSGLTPFDCALSQWHAYSTIHETHKLNFTLFNSILDIVVPVINCMQTDSEDVKTFWDGVKRLLPSCFAVLRKLRAKNTSDKNIVRALNEVLDILKKIKDLEVPENVDIFPKSVYGWIHTNGTDETCNIDTAIIDAINTGAKEWLEHIVEGSRQTKTHETDEEKLQYIIKLIQLVRSDLQRAMEYFDKLFYHKIQLNYSAILYLFYDAKLAEICKSIIIDVCNNIKRLDVPDDQFEYLPNIDNVNMGTSLFEVYLILKRYVQLGESLCSENLELSNFYPWFERGVTHWLDISIIKALNRIQKAIDLDQLKAVDETVKYSSSAVDTLSIFYQIKIFWQQLDWPEVEGSYTFVAKIINDICRCCIFYAQKMSNRVENLALIGDNNKMFVLSQEWCIAINNMDYIRQSLPSFIKELGTDDIIKRLGEYRTNLEAERCASTIKAVIENALDTERNQIVELIEIVARKMAPPIKRYLAEGAEVLAKDSNSMDQLMNYLEGSLTTLYETLNEVNFGRILDSIWSELAIIMYDLIQSNLDKRRPPAFFQNLNNTLQTMLDCFKMGNIEASDVKILSAIQSRLQLYSLETADLIHQYYMERLEYQKNQTSSQYGQLTIMANLTDSGLVLNILNARNLLPMDSNGTVDSFVKISLLPTIRFNDVSPLKTNVHNKNCFPLYDQEFRINLSEPQRTDKNSLILFSIKDKDLFGMSSQYIAESYISFGDIEATPGEQIMMNLSRPEYTDSDALRALEYRQGDKQAKDFVKKLKNRSFS
- the PQBP1 gene encoding uncharacterized protein PQBP1, which encodes MSLPAALLQRLKKRGLVTKQSSSAPASEAIEEIIAENYDDDDKNSSPYVYKEEPEPKRKNPEEQFWSNRIKERIGVNESHHGYKLCPNKYNIWHKCSLYCVNRWTNAPNLQPSQKYLKRYKRLLRKYPLESSWKDVYDKGCKAYYFFNTTTQMVSWLPPSHPKARVTPSAAVFRRQLANSNDEFNFDSQNLVLQKTSGGGDLNDGENPFSSSVYVPAKKQKSRDLDRKLQRRRRNEN
- the stac gene encoding protein unc-13 homolog 4B isoform X3, with the protein product MSYLSLPRVLSKLGSQKQSNHISKSNSLNRNGCIDDIRLARKASSTQSLKEAVERRMCILNRNGSISSRHFRGVHKHLLENHAKAVCHSMTVTDLYEEILFEIYNNIGCENNEECTGTLVEFVQEAFKISNSTHLEISEAARQKEPPNVRLNVEIIKAENLLSKDSNGLSDPFVTLYLESNGSHRYNSSVKPATLNPIWEEHFSLPIADNARDEVLIVEVWDFDAAETVKEKVNKILDVKGVKGLSKLMKEIAVTASSGKHDNELIGRAAITLKSIPVSGLTVWYNLEKGGKTRSRGSLLVNLALSAEKNKNVAVQEHKNLLKLLLMHELETSQVANYWWSGKFSPNAELIRSQHAAQSGLTPFDCALSQWHAYSTIHETHKLNFTLFNSILDIVVPVINCMQTDSEDVKTFWDGVKRLLPSCFAVLRKLRAKNTSDKNIVRALNEVLDILKKIKDLEVPENVDIFPKSVYGWIHTNGTDETCNIDTAIIDAINTGAKEWLEHIVEGSRQTKTHETDEEKLQYIIKLIQLVRSDLQRAMEYFDKLFYHKIQLNYSAILYLFYDAKLAEICKSIIIDVCNNIKRLDVPDDQFEYLPNIDNVNMGTSLFEVYLILKRYVQLGESLCSENLELSNFYPWFERGVTHWLDISIIKALNRIQKAIDLDQLKAVDETVKYSSSAVDTLSIFYQIKIFWQQLDWPEVEGSYTFVAKIINDICRCCIFYAQKMSNRVENLALIGDNNKMFVLSQEWCIAINNMDYIRQSLPSFIKELGTDDIIKRLGEYRTNLEAERCASTIKAVIENALDTERNQIVELIEIVARKMAPPIKRYLAEGAEVLAKDSNSMDQLMNYLEGSLTTLYETLNEVNFGRILDSIWSELAIIMYDLIQSNLDKRRPPAFFQNLNNTLQTMLDCFKMGNIEASDVKILSAIQSRLQLYSLETADLIHQYYMERLEYQKNQTSSQYGQLTIMANLTDSGLVLNILNARNLLPMDSNGTVDSFVKISLLPTIRFNDVSPLKTNVHNKNCFPLYDQEFRINLSEPQRTDKNSLILFSIKDKDLFGMSSQYIAESYISFGDIEATPGEQIMMNLSRPEYTDSDALRALEYRQGDKQAKDFVKKLKNRSFS